In the Cylindrospermopsis raciborskii Cr2010 genome, GTGCCACTAAATCGAATCATCAACCAACTTTCATCCGCAAGACGAAATTTATAACCATCTATGGTCTGACAATCAATGACTTTTTTACCGGCAATTTCTGTTAATTTCTGAGTTTTTAGTTGTTGTAGTAATCTATCGCGGATCTGCATACTTGCCAATGGTAAATCTATCCGATCATAAGCAGAGAAGAAATTATTCTTTTCCTGTAATTGCTGATAATATTCACCCAAATCTAAACCAGAATCCACAACTGCTTCTAATACGTACAATGCAGATAATAGAGCATCCCGCTCAGGAATGTGGCTACCATAACCAATCCCCCCGGATTCTTCACCACCTAATAAAACTTCTGTCATCAACATTCTATCAGCAATGTATTTATAACCAACAGCAGTTTCAAATATTGATAAACCTAGGGATCTGGCTACACTGGGAATTAAGTCAGACCCACTGACGGTTTTGACAATTTCTCCGGTAAAATTGCGTCTGGTTTTTAGGTGATCTATCAAAATTGGAATCAATATCTGAGAACTTAGAAAATTGCCATTTCTATCCAACGCCGCAATGCGATCGCCATCTCCATCAAATACTAAACCAACCGTTAATGTTGACCGATTTTGTTGGTGATGAATTTCTGTATAATTTTTAATTTCAGCTGAAATTTCAGAAATATATTTAGGCAAAGGTTCTGGTGGTTTTCCGCCAAATAGGGGATCTCGATTGCCATTAATTTCTTTCACTTTTTGCCCTAATAGCCTCCCCAAACCACTAGCTGCTGCACCATGCATCACATCAACAAATAGTGTTAATTTATCCGAGGATATTGCTTCCTGAATTGCCTCAATATTCACTTTCTTTGCCAATGCTTGACAATAACTTATCCAGGGATCAAACGTCTCTTCTTTTCCTAGATTACCTACTGGGGAAAATTCTACAGTTAATAATCTTTCTATTTCCTGAGTAACTTCTGGAGGGACTGAACCCCCAAAAGCACTCTTGACTTTTAACCCCAAATAGGAGCCAGGGTTATGACTAGCTGTGATCACTAAAGCTCCCAAAGCATTAAAATCTTTAGCAGCCCAACTAAAAGCAGGTGTTGGTGCATAGTCCTGACTAAATAGAACATCAAATCCTAAAGCTTTAATAGCATCAGCCACAACGCGGGCAAAATTTTCCGCCATAAAGCGACGGTCATATCCGACTACAATGGTACGGCTACCGGTCAGGGAATAATATGTATTATATAACACTTTAGCTGCTACGGAAGCAACTAAAGTCAGACGTTCAAAAGTAAACTCATCAGCGATTACTCCTCGCCATCCATCAGTACCAAACTTGATAGGACTAAGAAGCATATTGGTTAATATGGGCATGGATATAAGCTATAATTTCTAATCTTTTAGATTTTATCAGCTACCTGAGCAATGGCCAATGGTAAGATCCGGTGTTCCTGAACTTGGATTCTCGCATGTAGGGTTTCTGCTGTATCGTTTGGCAATACTGGAACTGCAGCTTGCATCAAAATTGGACCGCTGTCCATTTCTAATCTCAGCAGGTGAACTGTACAACCTGTTATTTTTACACCTGCTTCTAAGGCTTGCTCTACAGCTCTAACACCTTTAAAACTAGGTAATAAACTGGGGTGGATATTAATAATGTGATTCGGAAAAGCATCTATTAGTTCTTGGGTAACTAAACGCATCCAACCGGCCATAACTACTAAATCAACTCGATATTGGCGTAGAGTGCTGACAATTTCCCGATCCAAATCTTCTCGCTTTTGGTAATGACGATGATTGAGCAATATTGCTTCTACTCCATGATTGAGAGCCCTTTCTGCTGCTTTTGCTAGGGGATTATTATAAATTAAAACTTGAATTTGGGCATTAAGATCCCCCGATTTGATTGCTTGAGCAACCACCTCAAAATTGCTCCCATTCCCAGAGGCCATGACTCCTAATTTTACAGGTTTTATGTCATGGGACTGGTAACCTGAAACATCAGGGGAAATTAGACTAGAGGTGCTATTCATGGAGTAAGATTGAATCATAAAGTTACTGATATTCTCCCGGTCAACAAGATTATCATGAAAAGATGGCGGTTTTCCCTCAGTCAACTCTTAGATAATCATACCATTGCTGCTTGGACTTTTCTAGCTCCGGCGCTGGTATTATTAGGTTTGTTTATAATTTGGCCAATTGTCTATTTATTTTATCTGAGTTTCACTGCTGGTAGTTTTACGTCTAAGGGTATTTATTGGGTAGGTTTGAAGAACTACTGGCGTCTGTTATTAAATTCGGATTTTTGGCAGGTCTTATTTAACACTGCCTATTTCACTTTGGGTACGGTGATTCCCAGTTTAGTAATTCCCCTAGGGTTAGCAGTATTATTAAATCGTGTGCTACCTTGGCGGGGAATTTTACGTAGTTTCTATTTTTTACCTTCTATTATTTCTTTGGTTGCTGCTGGTTTAGGTTTTCGTTGGTTGTTTCAGAATACTGGTCCTGTAAATGGAATGTTGGAGTTTTTTGGGTTTCCTCCCATATCTTGGTTAGGTGATACTTTTTGGGCCATGCCAGTTTTAATTTTGTTTAGTATTTGGAAGCAAATTGGTTTCAACATGGTGGTTTTTTTAGCTGGTTTACAAGCCATTTCATCAACTCTTTACGAAGCAGCAGAGCTGGACGGAGCAGGTGACTGGCAACAGTTTTGGCATATTACTTTGCCAGGACTAAGACCAACTTTAATTTTTGCTACTGTCACCACTTCTATTTTCACATTTCGCAGTTTTGAGCCTGTTTATGTAATTACTGGTGGCGGTCCTTTAAATTCTACTAATTTGTTGGTTTACTACACCTATCAAGAAGCTTTTGCCCAATTTGATTTCGGTTATGCTGCTGCAGTTGCTAGTGTTTTATTAGTAATAACCCTCCTACTAGTTTACTTTCAATTACAAACTTGGGGAAGGGGGTAATTCTGCGGAAACATCTTCACTAGAGCTGTAAATTTCAATTCCTAATTTAGAAGCTATGGAATTGGCACTGGGGTGAACCATGGGTGAAATTACAATCTTTCTCGTAGCTTGTCTTTGATGTTGTTGCTGATAAAAGTCTACTTTCCGGTAAAACGTGTACAAGTCAGCTTTGCTTACGGATGATTTGATCTCACAAATGATTAGTTCCCCATTTCTGATAATCAAATCCAGTTCCACTTGGTCTGGTCTACCAAATACTATTCCTTGATCATCATACTCCACTATATTCAAAACTTCTACGCCAAAAGACTCTTCTAAGATTGCTTTTAGACCATTACGAAACGAGGACTCAGAACATAGGCCCCACCGTGAACCGAGTCCGCTAATAGCAATGTCATGCTTACGACTCATGCGATCTATTGCTGCGATAACTCGGTCAAATTCCTGTCTGTTTTCATTCCATTTACCAGTTTGCTCATCCCACTTACGAGCTTGTTCCTGACGGTCAAGTTCCAGTTCCCGTTTGTTTTCATCCCACTTACGAGCTTGTTCCTGACGGTCAAGTTCCAGTTCCCGTTTGTTTTCATCCCACTTACGAGCTTGTTCCTGACGGTCAAGTTCCATTTGGGTGATGACCTGGTCAAATTCTCGTCTGTTTTCATCCCATTTGCGAGCTTGTTCCTGACGGTCAAGTTCCATTTGGGCGAATACTCGGTCAAATTCCTGTTTGTTTTCATCCCATTTGCGAGCTTGTTCCTGACGGTCAAGTTCCATTTGGGCGAATACTCGGTCAAATTCCTGTTTGTTTTCATCCCATTTGCGAGCTTGTTCCTGACGGTCAAGTTCCAGTTCCTGTTTGTTTTCATCCCACTTACGAGCTTGTTCCTGACGGTCAAGTTCCAGTTCCCGTTTGTTTTCATCCCACTTGCGAGACTGCTCTTCCCTATCCCGTCGTATTTCCCCCAATACTAAATCAAAGTGACTTTCCGTCTCCAAGCTTCCAGCAAAATAGCTGGAAATT is a window encoding:
- a CDS encoding phosphoglucomutase/phosphomannomutase family protein, with amino-acid sequence MPILTNMLLSPIKFGTDGWRGVIADEFTFERLTLVASVAAKVLYNTYYSLTGSRTIVVGYDRRFMAENFARVVADAIKALGFDVLFSQDYAPTPAFSWAAKDFNALGALVITASHNPGSYLGLKVKSAFGGSVPPEVTQEIERLLTVEFSPVGNLGKEETFDPWISYCQALAKKVNIEAIQEAISSDKLTLFVDVMHGAAASGLGRLLGQKVKEINGNRDPLFGGKPPEPLPKYISEISAEIKNYTEIHHQQNRSTLTVGLVFDGDGDRIAALDRNGNFLSSQILIPILIDHLKTRRNFTGEIVKTVSGSDLIPSVARSLGLSIFETAVGYKYIADRMLMTEVLLGGEESGGIGYGSHIPERDALLSALYVLEAVVDSGLDLGEYYQQLQEKNNFFSAYDRIDLPLASMQIRDRLLQQLKTQKLTEIAGKKVIDCQTIDGYKFRLADESWLMIRFSGTEPVLRLYCEASTIEQVHQTLNWAKTWAESN
- the purN gene encoding phosphoribosylglycinamide formyltransferase, which gives rise to MIQSYSMNSTSSLISPDVSGYQSHDIKPVKLGVMASGNGSNFEVVAQAIKSGDLNAQIQVLIYNNPLAKAAERALNHGVEAILLNHRHYQKREDLDREIVSTLRQYRVDLVVMAGWMRLVTQELIDAFPNHIINIHPSLLPSFKGVRAVEQALEAGVKITGCTVHLLRLEMDSGPILMQAAVPVLPNDTAETLHARIQVQEHRILPLAIAQVADKI
- a CDS encoding carbohydrate ABC transporter permease, which gives rise to MKRWRFSLSQLLDNHTIAAWTFLAPALVLLGLFIIWPIVYLFYLSFTAGSFTSKGIYWVGLKNYWRLLLNSDFWQVLFNTAYFTLGTVIPSLVIPLGLAVLLNRVLPWRGILRSFYFLPSIISLVAAGLGFRWLFQNTGPVNGMLEFFGFPPISWLGDTFWAMPVLILFSIWKQIGFNMVVFLAGLQAISSTLYEAAELDGAGDWQQFWHITLPGLRPTLIFATVTTSIFTFRSFEPVYVITGGGPLNSTNLLVYYTYQEAFAQFDFGYAAAVASVLLVITLLLVYFQLQTWGRG
- a CDS encoding PD-(D/E)XK nuclease family protein — protein: MTINDMDFKQLLKQQLPALIQEDVEVRDLLVRAISSYFAGSLETESHFDLVLGEIRRDREEQSRKWDENKRELELDRQEQARKWDENKQELELDRQEQARKWDENKQEFDRVFAQMELDRQEQARKWDENKQEFDRVFAQMELDRQEQARKWDENRREFDQVITQMELDRQEQARKWDENKRELELDRQEQARKWDENKRELELDRQEQARKWDEQTGKWNENRQEFDRVIAAIDRMSRKHDIAISGLGSRWGLCSESSFRNGLKAILEESFGVEVLNIVEYDDQGIVFGRPDQVELDLIIRNGELIICEIKSSVSKADLYTFYRKVDFYQQQHQRQATRKIVISPMVHPSANSIASKLGIEIYSSSEDVSAELPPSPSL